A single Parabacteroides timonensis DNA region contains:
- a CDS encoding ArnT family glycosyltransferase, with product MRTPTLQYLYLQKPVTMVIIICIISVLPWIGLGDFSTKGEPREASVAISMLESGNWVLPQVYANEFAYKPPMAHWLMAAFSYPQGYVSEFTARLPSALAFICLMGCTLVFFGRRIKFQQAFIATLLLLTCIEIHRAAMTTRVDMLLTTFIVIGLYQLFRWEDRLELKGLPIIIPILLGCAVLTKGPVGVILPLFVFGAYLLMLRKYSLLTIFKSLLYIGVSSLFLPLLWYIAAWKQGGDHFLDVVLAENFGRFFHLDTPEISYDLGHENGAWYNFMTLAAGFIPWTIFFFFSLFGLKWQKSNQSFKEILKDSWNRILSMEKEKLFSLVALVCIIFFYSIPSSKRSVYLMPAYPFIAIFLAQYAIYITEYRTKVTRIFAAFLASITTVVLIAVGLTMIGVIDLVTIVSQYTDRAATLSQVEAVSNMFSYCNGLTICIIIIVLLALMTVLYQMFKKINIKILYATIALSFTINLLIDGVIMRGIRQNGSARPFAERVMKEYPLNENNMFVMNNLRIYRNLYGLNFYLGNRFHNFEQEMPEGGFFFATPSDLETVIKNYEGQYTFSILTSSDYIIQEMRRPILLCSFAREK from the coding sequence ATGCGTACACCGACACTACAATACCTCTACCTGCAAAAGCCGGTAACAATGGTTATTATCATCTGTATAATCTCCGTACTTCCCTGGATCGGTCTGGGGGATTTCTCCACTAAAGGAGAACCACGTGAAGCATCAGTTGCTATATCCATGTTGGAATCAGGAAATTGGGTGTTGCCCCAGGTCTATGCCAACGAGTTTGCTTACAAACCTCCTATGGCACACTGGCTGATGGCTGCTTTTTCCTACCCGCAGGGGTATGTATCAGAGTTTACTGCCCGCCTGCCGTCCGCCCTCGCTTTCATCTGTCTGATGGGATGTACACTAGTCTTTTTCGGACGAAGGATTAAATTTCAACAGGCTTTCATTGCCACTCTCCTATTACTTACCTGTATAGAGATACACCGGGCAGCCATGACCACCCGAGTCGATATGTTACTGACCACTTTCATTGTGATCGGCCTCTATCAGCTGTTCCGTTGGGAGGACCGGTTGGAACTGAAAGGCTTACCGATCATAATACCTATATTACTGGGATGTGCCGTATTGACAAAAGGACCTGTCGGTGTCATCCTTCCTCTGTTTGTCTTCGGAGCTTACCTGCTAATGCTTCGTAAATACAGCTTATTGACCATTTTTAAATCGCTCCTCTATATCGGTGTATCCTCCTTATTTTTACCATTACTGTGGTATATCGCAGCCTGGAAGCAGGGAGGAGATCATTTCCTGGATGTCGTACTTGCCGAAAACTTCGGACGTTTCTTTCACCTGGACACTCCAGAGATCAGTTATGACCTGGGACACGAGAATGGTGCCTGGTACAACTTTATGACCCTGGCAGCAGGATTTATCCCCTGGACGATCTTCTTTTTCTTCTCTCTCTTCGGACTGAAATGGCAAAAATCCAACCAGTCTTTTAAAGAGATCCTGAAAGATAGCTGGAACCGCATTCTTTCTATGGAGAAAGAAAAGCTATTCAGCCTGGTAGCTTTGGTTTGTATCATCTTTTTTTATAGCATCCCTTCCAGCAAGAGAAGTGTGTACCTGATGCCCGCATATCCGTTTATTGCGATATTCCTGGCACAATACGCAATTTATATTACCGAATACAGAACAAAGGTTACCCGTATATTTGCAGCATTCCTGGCCTCTATAACAACTGTCGTTCTAATTGCCGTCGGATTGACAATGATAGGAGTCATCGACCTGGTAACTATCGTATCGCAATATACGGATCGTGCAGCTACCTTGTCGCAGGTTGAAGCCGTATCGAATATGTTTTCTTATTGCAACGGCCTGACGATCTGCATTATTATCATCGTCCTGTTGGCCCTGATGACAGTACTTTACCAGATGTTCAAAAAGATAAACATCAAAATCCTGTATGCCACCATTGCATTGAGCTTTACGATCAATCTATTGATCGACGGCGTTATTATGCGCGGTATCCGTCAGAATGGTTCTGCACGTCCTTTCGCAGAAAGGGTAATGAAAGAATATCCGTTGAACGAAAATAACATGTTCGTGATGAACAATCTCAGGATTTACAGAAACCTGTACGGACTTAATTTTTATCTCGGAAACCGTTTCCATAACTTCGAACAGGAAATGCCGGAAGGAGGATTTTTCTTTGCTACCCCCAGTGATCTGGAGACAGTGATCAAAAATTACGAAGGCCAATACACATTCAGTATATTGACCTCCTCTGATTATATCATTCAAGAAATGCGACGTCCGATTCTTTTATGCAGTTTCGCACGCGAGAAATAA